The following coding sequences lie in one Methanopyrus sp. SNP6 genomic window:
- a CDS encoding phospho-N-acetylmuramoyl-pentapeptide-transferase, which translates to MIIETFTLSVVTSAVTVGLLRRYMREASVVDRPIVTEHAHKSGTPIMGGLGILLGTASGPLLASIQALPPIASALPMMVLGIVDDLLGLRVEEFQKVVRNVSNRPIELGRLILQPGEEARVATEKAKRDLKRILEEDPNAIEIVGEVPIKKELREREKLALQIGAALFVLPIVPATWLWIPKVGVWDLSYLFYPVAVFGIVGATNAVNLIDGMDGLAAGLLLLASLACSGVCLGQGQLPGAAFFASLAGASLGFLFHNRYPAKIFMGDTGSCFLGAAYAAGALYYKIEIPAMIALGVPILSTLISLLHRAGVIRLTVEPLHHHIQYKYDLPEPVVVALHWTVGAAFAAVALRISVG; encoded by the coding sequence ATGATCATCGAGACATTCACACTTTCCGTAGTAACCTCGGCAGTAACGGTTGGATTACTCCGAAGGTACATGCGAGAAGCTAGCGTAGTAGACCGCCCGATCGTAACGGAACACGCGCATAAGTCCGGCACGCCCATCATGGGAGGTTTAGGTATCTTACTGGGGACGGCGTCCGGTCCCCTCCTAGCTTCCATCCAGGCGCTCCCTCCTATAGCTTCAGCGCTCCCCATGATGGTGCTGGGAATAGTGGACGACCTGCTCGGATTGCGGGTGGAGGAGTTCCAAAAGGTCGTGCGGAACGTCTCGAATCGGCCGATCGAGCTGGGAAGACTAATACTGCAACCGGGTGAGGAAGCGCGTGTAGCCACGGAGAAAGCGAAGCGTGATCTCAAGAGGATACTCGAAGAGGACCCGAATGCCATCGAGATCGTCGGTGAGGTGCCTATCAAGAAAGAATTGAGAGAACGTGAGAAACTCGCACTACAGATAGGTGCCGCCCTCTTTGTTCTCCCTATCGTACCAGCCACATGGCTCTGGATACCCAAGGTCGGCGTTTGGGATCTCTCGTACCTTTTCTACCCGGTCGCGGTGTTCGGGATCGTCGGCGCCACAAACGCCGTGAACCTCATCGACGGAATGGACGGTCTGGCCGCCGGGTTACTGCTCCTGGCCTCGCTGGCCTGCTCTGGAGTATGCCTGGGACAGGGTCAGCTTCCTGGTGCTGCCTTCTTCGCATCACTTGCCGGAGCGTCCTTGGGTTTCCTGTTCCATAACAGATATCCTGCTAAGATATTCATGGGAGACACAGGGAGTTGCTTCTTAGGGGCAGCTTACGCGGCAGGGGCGCTGTACTACAAGATCGAGATACCCGCTATGATCGCCCTAGGAGTCCCTATTTTATCCACGCTCATCAGCCTGCTCCACCGAGCCGGAGTGATCCGGTTGACTGTGGAACCTCTCCACCACCATATCCAGTACAAGTACGACCTACCCGAACCCGTGGTTGTGGCGCTTCATTGGACTGTCGGAGCTGCGTTCGCCGCAGTGGCACTCCGGATTTCTGTGGGGTGA
- a CDS encoding acetyl-CoA carboxylase biotin carboxylase subunit family protein, which yields MKVLFVGVRLFRDVAEYAGSTGVYRILTESNPRSKNWELADEVHFVPRGMEHPTRIARERRVDGVVPLIGVDDPLPEVGGMKEELEDEGIRVTASDREGVEIGIDKVKAKRVFEELNVPTPEWEVVENERPSIGPPVVVKDPRSQAGLGVTVHETQKPRVAGCKLVEEFIEGAEVSIEVLSWDGEVVPLVPVFKGSTTDRRHPIDRMRMSPAPIDSSVERRIKRCAVRVVKRLGLEGSVDFDVIVRENEFWFLEFNPRPSGTRYMTSGCTGIWPLRELVDMATDRWRPPKVKKLWCAIECPVWRPTDKDTLREMFDGGVYHVFYEYYGRFDVGGRVTVRGDSFKGAFTRLRLALKAARADVKRAEREYRRRLREIEEYL from the coding sequence GTGAAGGTACTCTTCGTCGGCGTGAGACTCTTTCGAGACGTGGCGGAGTACGCCGGCTCTACGGGAGTGTACCGCATACTCACCGAGTCGAACCCGAGGAGCAAGAACTGGGAGCTGGCGGATGAAGTGCACTTCGTGCCGCGCGGTATGGAACACCCGACGAGAATCGCCCGCGAGCGGCGCGTAGACGGTGTAGTGCCACTCATCGGTGTGGACGATCCGCTGCCGGAAGTGGGGGGGATGAAAGAAGAATTGGAAGACGAAGGTATCCGTGTTACAGCGTCTGACCGCGAGGGCGTTGAGATCGGGATCGATAAAGTGAAGGCGAAACGCGTCTTCGAAGAGCTGAACGTACCGACGCCTGAATGGGAAGTAGTCGAGAACGAGAGGCCATCGATCGGTCCGCCGGTAGTCGTGAAAGATCCACGGTCGCAAGCAGGCCTCGGAGTTACGGTCCACGAGACGCAAAAGCCGAGAGTAGCGGGATGTAAGCTGGTGGAGGAGTTCATCGAGGGTGCAGAAGTTTCGATCGAAGTTCTATCTTGGGACGGTGAGGTAGTACCGCTGGTCCCGGTGTTCAAAGGATCCACGACGGACCGTCGTCATCCAATCGATCGCATGCGGATGAGCCCGGCCCCGATCGACTCGTCCGTAGAGCGCAGGATAAAGAGGTGCGCGGTAAGGGTAGTGAAACGCCTGGGATTAGAAGGCAGCGTGGACTTCGACGTGATAGTCCGGGAAAACGAGTTCTGGTTCCTCGAGTTCAACCCGAGACCCAGCGGCACCAGATATATGACGTCCGGATGCACGGGAATATGGCCGCTCCGTGAGCTAGTCGATATGGCGACCGACCGATGGAGACCGCCGAAGGTAAAGAAACTATGGTGTGCCATCGAGTGCCCCGTTTGGCGCCCTACGGACAAAGATACACTGCGTGAGATGTTCGACGGCGGAGTGTACCACGTGTTCTACGAGTACTACGGACGATTCGACGTAGGTGGTCGTGTCACCGTGAGGGGGGACTCTTTTAAAGGAGCCTTCACGAGGCTCCGCTTAGCGCTCAAGGCTGCAAGAGCGGACGTGAAGCGGGCCGAGCGCGAGTATCGGCGGAGGCTTAGGGAGATCGAGGAGTACTTGTGA
- a CDS encoding Mur ligase family protein, with translation MAELPWSTVLVIGVCGPVCNLAARVLAERGYDVIASDLRDECEFAEMLLEYSNVELVLGDHPPEVFERAEVVVPPPSLSRDAKPYRLAEDHGCEIVEVKELLSILPPTRPVVGVGGTNGKTTTVEMIRHVCEQLGLEVPHHGLPGMQGNVGLLPPLQARLPGDVSVLEIATFGRRGEILEAAELSQVECVCVTNITPDHLNEAGDFLTYARCEVELLEPDTVELAVLNAQDPLVVGAPEVADFNGDIVYYGLDAEPFGTSEKECWCGGHVEVHEILPWVGPFKCRKCGLRSPEPDYLATDVDLSGFRLICPDGEYEVRLPVMGLHNAYNALAAIAVCSEFLGLDVEDVIEALQSFEGVEGRLEVLWDNDERVVILDYGHNPAGVDATLRCVKEAYREQHVCAVIAVASELGPEGDEEILRRAADLADLVIVASYAAYEVTDRIDTDNVIVAESATKPFEKKGTLGASREQVLDGLKEALRSDCEVVVLFGEAPLKYREEISEEVERVLGGEK, from the coding sequence TTGGCCGAGCTTCCCTGGTCGACCGTTCTCGTGATCGGGGTCTGTGGGCCCGTATGCAATCTAGCGGCCCGAGTCCTCGCGGAGCGCGGATACGATGTGATCGCGTCGGATCTTCGGGATGAGTGCGAATTCGCCGAGATGCTTCTAGAATACAGCAATGTGGAGCTCGTGTTGGGTGATCATCCGCCAGAAGTCTTCGAGCGGGCCGAAGTCGTGGTACCTCCTCCGAGCCTATCACGCGACGCTAAGCCGTATCGACTTGCCGAGGATCACGGCTGCGAGATCGTGGAAGTGAAGGAGCTTCTCAGCATATTACCGCCCACACGACCGGTGGTAGGAGTCGGTGGTACCAACGGGAAGACCACTACTGTGGAGATGATCAGGCACGTGTGCGAGCAGCTCGGGCTCGAGGTCCCGCACCACGGTCTGCCTGGTATGCAAGGGAACGTCGGATTACTCCCCCCACTTCAGGCGCGTCTCCCAGGAGACGTCAGCGTCTTAGAGATAGCGACTTTCGGGAGGAGAGGGGAGATCCTGGAAGCCGCGGAGTTATCCCAAGTGGAGTGCGTCTGCGTTACCAACATCACTCCAGACCATCTGAACGAAGCGGGCGATTTCCTGACGTACGCCAGATGTGAAGTAGAACTGTTGGAACCGGACACCGTCGAGCTAGCCGTGCTGAACGCTCAAGACCCACTGGTAGTTGGTGCTCCCGAGGTGGCGGATTTCAACGGTGATATTGTATACTACGGGTTGGACGCGGAACCGTTCGGTACCTCGGAAAAAGAGTGCTGGTGCGGCGGACACGTTGAAGTCCATGAGATCCTCCCCTGGGTTGGTCCGTTCAAATGCCGAAAGTGTGGCCTGCGATCTCCCGAACCGGACTACCTAGCTACGGACGTTGACCTGTCCGGGTTCCGACTGATCTGTCCCGACGGGGAGTACGAGGTTCGACTACCCGTAATGGGGCTCCACAACGCTTACAACGCCCTCGCGGCGATAGCCGTCTGCTCCGAGTTCTTGGGACTTGATGTGGAGGATGTGATAGAGGCACTACAGTCCTTCGAAGGAGTCGAGGGTAGGTTGGAAGTACTTTGGGACAATGATGAGCGAGTCGTGATATTGGACTACGGACATAATCCCGCCGGCGTGGACGCGACGTTGAGATGCGTGAAGGAGGCTTACCGGGAGCAGCACGTCTGCGCGGTAATCGCCGTAGCTTCGGAGCTGGGACCGGAAGGAGACGAAGAGATCCTCAGAAGAGCCGCGGACCTCGCCGATCTAGTAATTGTGGCGTCGTACGCGGCGTACGAAGTCACGGACCGCATAGACACCGACAATGTGATCGTAGCGGAGAGCGCCACCAAGCCGTTCGAGAAGAAGGGCACACTCGGCGCCTCTCGAGAGCAGGTGTTGGACGGTCTCAAGGAGGCGCTCCGCTCGGACTGCGAAGTTGTGGTGTTGTTCGGAGAGGCTCCACTGAAGTATCGAGAGGAGATCTCGGAAGAAGTCGAGCGAGTGCTGGGGGGCGAAAAGTGA
- a CDS encoding 7-cyano-7-deazaguanine synthase translates to MTSHPSSIALSGGKDSVATLIDAADRWNVKAAITVVHEFTDKTCLENARRAAEHVGVDHEVVKLRLREWFARALKEGHPICTKCGRSVLTAACLRARELGYATVLTGHELRGKFGRRTTHPYPPGITVVRYPALRRWTWEDIRDIVSGLSWFNPEYTCPIRPYGVHRFIEEVGYNPLTGRACTIMLEGVATPKEALAYLRETETPEKDPERVLEILGLEEKAAFPNGIPDGPRDEDEIVRDLTYRLLMYARQALKSLVHGTLNRVERRERFAQLYFVMSEYGKIDDRLENIDIEAFVRLATGDGKEAERLLHDVKKLMRSILAEYGRTIPGARP, encoded by the coding sequence ATGACTAGCCACCCCTCCAGCATAGCACTTTCCGGCGGCAAGGACAGTGTGGCAACGCTGATAGACGCCGCCGACAGGTGGAACGTTAAGGCAGCCATAACAGTAGTCCACGAGTTTACCGATAAGACGTGTTTAGAGAACGCCCGAAGAGCTGCGGAACACGTCGGAGTGGATCACGAGGTGGTCAAGCTACGACTTCGAGAATGGTTCGCGCGAGCTCTGAAGGAAGGACACCCTATATGTACGAAGTGTGGTAGAAGCGTCCTGACCGCCGCGTGCCTTCGCGCCCGTGAACTAGGATACGCAACTGTCCTCACCGGTCACGAGCTCCGCGGGAAATTCGGGAGGCGTACGACCCATCCCTACCCTCCGGGGATCACCGTGGTCCGGTACCCGGCACTCCGTCGGTGGACATGGGAGGACATCCGCGATATCGTGAGCGGTTTGAGCTGGTTCAACCCCGAGTACACGTGTCCGATCCGTCCGTACGGCGTGCACAGGTTCATAGAGGAGGTCGGGTACAATCCCCTGACTGGTCGCGCATGTACTATCATGCTGGAAGGTGTGGCGACACCTAAGGAAGCCCTAGCGTACCTCCGGGAGACGGAAACTCCAGAGAAGGACCCGGAACGTGTGCTGGAGATCCTGGGGTTGGAAGAGAAAGCAGCGTTCCCAAACGGTATCCCGGACGGACCTAGAGATGAAGACGAAATCGTCCGAGACCTCACATACCGGCTACTCATGTACGCACGTCAAGCCCTGAAGTCGCTGGTACACGGAACCCTTAACAGGGTCGAGCGGAGGGAGAGGTTCGCGCAACTGTACTTCGTAATGTCGGAGTACGGGAAAATCGACGACAGATTGGAAAACATCGATATCGAAGCGTTCGTACGGTTAGCGACCGGCGACGGGAAGGAAGCCGAGCGACTTCTTCACGACGTTAAAAAGCTCATGAGGTCGATACTAGCCGAGTACGGTCGAACGATACCGGGAGCGCGACCGTGA
- a CDS encoding glutamate--tRNA ligase, giving the protein MEERELRDLVRRYALENAARYGGKANPNAVMKKIMKEHEELRPRAKDVLKTVKEVIREINRMSEEEIRRELEELGGPREDEVRGKEGLKPLPGAEPGNVRLRFAPNPSGPLHMGHARAAVLNDEYARRYDGTLVLRIEDTDPRRVDPEAYDMIEEDLDWLGVNIDERYIQSNRIELYYMVCEDLLERGGAYVCTCDPDEFRRLRDAGQACPCRSRDRRENLELWEEMLDGAFSEGEAVVRVKTEVDHPDPAVREWVAFRIVEKEHPMTGSRYLVWPTMNFAVAVDDHIMNITHVLRGKDHESNTRRQKYVFEHLGWETPEYVHYGILKVEGAVLSTSEIRRGIDSGKYTGWDDVRVATLRALRRRGIRPEAIRKTILEIGLTDVDATFSWEHLYARNRKMIDPESHRYFFVRDPVELRIEGMKESVLAQLPLHPDRDEGERVLILHPENGVARALLDSEDAEDLWEGDVVRLMNAINVEIEEVGDGWLRGRYHSDDYRTAREAGAQIVHWVPPDQAVRCEVVRPDGSVERGYAEINVEREQAGNTVQFERLYFVRLEEVSSGGVRAVYAHD; this is encoded by the coding sequence GTGGAGGAGAGGGAACTTCGAGATCTCGTCCGTAGGTACGCTCTGGAAAACGCGGCCCGGTACGGTGGAAAGGCGAATCCAAACGCGGTGATGAAGAAGATCATGAAAGAGCACGAAGAGCTACGTCCTAGGGCGAAAGATGTCCTGAAGACCGTCAAAGAAGTGATCCGCGAAATCAACCGAATGTCCGAGGAAGAAATCAGACGCGAGCTGGAAGAACTCGGAGGACCGCGCGAAGACGAAGTCCGGGGCAAGGAAGGACTCAAACCTCTTCCCGGAGCTGAACCGGGGAACGTCCGCCTCCGGTTCGCGCCGAATCCTTCAGGTCCACTCCACATGGGTCACGCCCGTGCCGCAGTGCTTAACGACGAGTACGCTAGAAGGTACGACGGTACGTTAGTCCTCCGGATTGAAGACACCGACCCGCGTCGCGTGGATCCTGAAGCCTACGACATGATCGAGGAGGATCTGGATTGGCTCGGAGTTAACATCGACGAACGGTACATTCAATCTAACAGAATAGAACTGTATTACATGGTCTGCGAGGATCTACTAGAGCGGGGAGGGGCGTACGTTTGTACCTGTGATCCAGACGAGTTTCGGAGGCTCCGCGACGCGGGACAAGCTTGCCCGTGCCGCTCTCGGGATAGGAGGGAAAACCTTGAGCTCTGGGAAGAAATGTTAGACGGTGCTTTCTCGGAAGGAGAAGCCGTCGTACGGGTTAAAACTGAAGTTGATCACCCGGATCCTGCGGTGAGGGAGTGGGTAGCGTTCAGGATCGTCGAAAAAGAGCACCCGATGACAGGTTCTCGTTACCTCGTGTGGCCGACGATGAACTTCGCCGTCGCTGTGGACGATCATATCATGAACATCACGCATGTACTTCGCGGGAAGGATCACGAATCCAACACACGACGTCAGAAGTACGTATTCGAGCACCTGGGGTGGGAGACTCCGGAATACGTTCACTACGGGATTCTGAAGGTTGAAGGTGCTGTGCTAAGCACCTCCGAGATCCGTCGTGGGATCGATTCAGGGAAGTACACCGGGTGGGATGACGTCCGAGTGGCTACCTTACGCGCCCTCCGACGTCGAGGTATCAGGCCGGAAGCAATACGTAAGACCATCCTCGAGATCGGCTTAACCGACGTGGACGCGACGTTCAGCTGGGAACATCTCTACGCTCGGAACCGTAAGATGATCGACCCTGAGTCTCACCGGTACTTCTTCGTTCGTGACCCGGTCGAACTACGGATCGAAGGGATGAAGGAGTCGGTCCTGGCCCAACTGCCTCTACACCCAGATCGGGATGAAGGGGAAAGGGTGTTAATTCTACATCCTGAGAACGGCGTGGCCCGAGCACTGTTGGATAGTGAAGACGCAGAAGATCTGTGGGAAGGAGACGTAGTTCGGCTGATGAACGCAATCAACGTCGAGATTGAGGAAGTCGGAGACGGATGGCTGCGAGGTAGGTATCACAGCGATGATTACCGGACCGCGAGAGAGGCAGGTGCTCAAATCGTCCACTGGGTACCGCCCGACCAGGCAGTACGGTGCGAAGTCGTACGCCCGGACGGTAGCGTCGAGAGGGGATACGCAGAAATTAACGTTGAGCGCGAACAGGCCGGCAACACCGTCCAGTTCGAACGGCTGTACTTCGTCCGACTCGAAGAAGTCTCCAGCGGTGGAGTTAGGGCCGTATACGCACATGACTAG
- the argS gene encoding arginine--tRNA ligase, which translates to MAEETTPRDPFSVTIRTIRTSIRDAISSVYEVDELIEVPIDEAPPVEDADLATPVALSLAKELDENPRELAETIVEESDLDDVVFVEKAWVEGPGFINLKFDRSQYAALTLRSIFYYGEEYGSLDLGMGRPVILEHTSANPNGPLHIGHGRNAVIGDILARCMVFTNYGVEVQYYVNDMGKQIAMLAWKYIKEGRPEVPESEKPDEFFGKLYTEAAREIEEDPELEEVVERFLRSYERYLVEEESRAERIADAFQTVVEECLRGHIQTLERLRVAHDRFVYESEFARDALEIVEKLLDMGVAEEREDGAVVVDLEDYGIDKELVLTRSDGTTLYTTRDIAYHLWKLGRATFVVDVLGADHKLAVEQLRAVLDMLEENPDRIDVVFYEFIRLPEGSMSTRKGRYVTLDEFLEEAKERALEKMKAAGVAEELSDEEREKIAEEIAIGAVRFAIARVSPNKPIEFDWDEALDFRRGGPFIQYAYARAKSILRKADEEVNRFDAAYLDDDHSFELILKMSKFPRHVVQCVRKRRPDILAEYAYDLAKAFHTFYEEVPVLHVEEDEIRKARLKLVEAFTIVAENLMNLLGIPTLERM; encoded by the coding sequence TTGGCCGAGGAAACCACACCTCGTGACCCGTTTTCGGTTACAATTCGCACCATAAGAACGTCGATCCGGGACGCGATCTCGTCCGTGTACGAAGTAGACGAGCTGATAGAAGTCCCTATTGACGAAGCCCCACCCGTCGAGGATGCCGATCTGGCCACTCCGGTGGCACTCTCCCTAGCCAAAGAGCTTGACGAGAATCCCAGAGAGCTGGCCGAAACGATCGTCGAGGAGTCTGACCTAGACGACGTGGTGTTCGTGGAGAAGGCATGGGTGGAAGGCCCAGGCTTCATCAATTTGAAGTTCGACAGGTCCCAGTACGCGGCGCTGACGCTCAGGTCAATATTCTACTACGGAGAAGAATACGGATCACTCGACCTCGGTATGGGTCGCCCCGTAATCTTGGAGCACACTAGCGCGAACCCCAACGGTCCTTTGCACATTGGACACGGTAGAAACGCCGTCATCGGGGACATCCTAGCGAGGTGCATGGTCTTCACGAACTACGGAGTGGAAGTGCAGTATTACGTGAACGATATGGGTAAGCAGATCGCGATGCTCGCGTGGAAGTACATAAAGGAAGGGCGACCCGAAGTACCTGAGAGCGAAAAACCCGATGAGTTCTTCGGTAAACTGTACACCGAAGCCGCACGTGAGATCGAGGAAGATCCCGAACTGGAGGAAGTAGTTGAGAGGTTCCTGAGATCGTATGAACGTTACCTGGTGGAAGAAGAATCTCGGGCGGAGCGCATCGCCGACGCGTTCCAGACCGTAGTAGAGGAGTGTCTGAGAGGGCACATCCAAACGCTGGAGCGCCTCCGGGTAGCACATGACCGATTCGTGTACGAAAGCGAGTTCGCACGTGATGCACTGGAGATCGTGGAGAAGCTGCTGGATATGGGAGTCGCGGAGGAGCGCGAGGATGGAGCCGTGGTAGTCGACCTGGAAGACTACGGAATTGACAAGGAGCTCGTACTCACGCGCAGCGATGGCACTACACTGTACACCACCCGTGACATCGCCTACCACCTCTGGAAGCTCGGACGAGCCACGTTCGTGGTGGACGTGTTAGGAGCGGATCACAAGTTAGCAGTCGAACAGCTACGGGCCGTACTGGACATGCTCGAGGAAAACCCCGACCGTATCGACGTGGTGTTTTACGAGTTCATTCGTCTGCCGGAAGGATCGATGTCTACTAGAAAGGGTAGATACGTGACGCTCGACGAGTTCCTGGAGGAGGCCAAGGAGCGCGCACTCGAGAAGATGAAGGCAGCAGGTGTGGCGGAGGAACTTAGCGACGAGGAGCGAGAGAAGATCGCGGAGGAAATCGCCATAGGGGCCGTACGCTTCGCTATCGCCAGAGTGAGTCCCAACAAACCGATCGAGTTCGACTGGGATGAAGCCCTCGACTTCCGTCGTGGTGGACCGTTTATCCAGTACGCTTACGCGAGGGCCAAGTCGATCCTCCGAAAGGCAGACGAGGAGGTGAACCGCTTCGATGCAGCGTACTTGGACGACGATCACTCGTTCGAGTTGATCCTCAAGATGTCAAAGTTCCCACGACACGTAGTCCAGTGCGTGCGCAAGCGGCGTCCGGACATCCTCGCCGAGTACGCGTACGATCTAGCGAAGGCGTTTCACACGTTCTACGAGGAGGTTCCCGTGCTACACGTCGAAGAAGACGAGATCCGGAAGGCGCGACTGAAGCTCGTAGAGGCATTCACGATCGTGGCGGAGAATCTGATGAATCTGCTCGGAATCCCGACGCTGGAGCGGATGTAA
- the prf1 gene encoding peptide chain release factor aRF-1 has translation MAESSTVERYRFRKMIEKLENLRGQGTELITIYIPPEKRLSDVIAQMREEYSQASNIKSKRTRKNVQSAIEVVMQRLKMVGETPENGLVVLAGVVQDGTKEKMVAELIEPPEPVDRFIYWCDSKFYLEPLKEYLEEKDVYGILVMDRREATIGLVKGKRIEPVKRLTSDVPGKHKAGGQSQRRFDRLIEHAAHEFYQKVGEAAREAFEDVKDLKGIIVGGPGPTKEEFLDGDYLPKDLKEKVLTVVDVGNTDESGLREALNKAEEALKEAELVREKRLVRKFMDEAVNGELAAYGEEVDELLKMGAVEVLLVSEGLEGYKATLRCPECGHKNIVTVKEKGETKKYVEECPKCGEAELNVEEIRDIVDYYVELAEQMGSNVEIISTETEEGAQFYNAFRGLGALLRFRPK, from the coding sequence CTGGCCGAATCGTCCACGGTCGAAAGATATAGGTTCAGGAAGATGATAGAGAAACTGGAAAACCTGCGCGGACAAGGCACCGAACTCATCACGATTTACATTCCACCGGAGAAACGTCTGAGCGACGTCATCGCTCAGATGCGGGAGGAGTACTCCCAAGCCAGCAACATCAAGAGCAAGCGCACCCGAAAGAACGTCCAATCAGCTATCGAGGTCGTGATGCAGCGTCTCAAGATGGTCGGAGAAACCCCGGAAAACGGACTCGTAGTTCTCGCTGGTGTCGTCCAGGATGGTACCAAAGAGAAGATGGTCGCTGAGCTGATCGAACCGCCCGAGCCCGTGGACCGGTTCATCTACTGGTGTGACTCGAAATTCTACCTGGAACCCCTCAAGGAATACCTCGAAGAGAAGGACGTCTACGGAATTCTGGTAATGGATCGCCGGGAAGCCACAATAGGTCTCGTGAAGGGTAAGAGAATCGAACCCGTGAAGAGGCTAACGTCCGACGTACCTGGCAAGCACAAGGCCGGAGGTCAATCTCAGCGTAGGTTCGACCGGCTGATCGAGCACGCCGCCCACGAGTTTTACCAGAAGGTGGGAGAAGCCGCCCGCGAGGCTTTCGAAGACGTGAAAGATCTGAAGGGGATCATCGTCGGAGGTCCGGGTCCCACGAAGGAGGAGTTCCTGGACGGTGACTACCTCCCCAAGGACCTGAAGGAAAAGGTACTCACCGTAGTGGACGTCGGCAACACTGACGAGTCCGGGCTCCGGGAGGCCCTGAACAAAGCAGAAGAAGCGCTTAAGGAGGCCGAGCTAGTCCGGGAGAAGCGCCTCGTGCGAAAATTCATGGATGAGGCTGTGAACGGTGAGCTCGCGGCGTATGGAGAGGAAGTTGACGAACTCCTCAAAATGGGCGCCGTAGAGGTACTGCTGGTTTCCGAGGGTCTCGAGGGGTACAAGGCAACCCTACGATGTCCGGAGTGCGGGCACAAGAACATCGTTACGGTGAAGGAGAAAGGCGAGACGAAGAAATACGTGGAAGAGTGTCCGAAGTGTGGGGAAGCAGAGCTCAACGTGGAAGAAATCAGAGATATAGTAGATTACTACGTGGAACTGGCCGAACAGATGGGATCCAACGTCGAGATCATCTCAACCGAGACCGAAGAGGGCGCTCAGTTTTATAACGCGTTCAGGGGACTCGGAGCCCTGCTCAGGTTCCGACCCAAGTGA
- the pyrH gene encoding UMP kinase, which yields MYSVVALGGSVVNVDKPERIKETAEILRNGLNSGLKICVVVGGGPTARRYINVARNLGTPETLLDEMGIAVTRLNAMLLGAALGLHDLHVPETPAEAARVVQQNGVAVCGGTHPGHTTDAVAAMIAELLESPLVIVTNVDGVYDKDPSEPDARKLRELKPEELEELAVRAELKAGGSFVVDPLAAKMIRRGQIVTHVVSWEDFRSRGLENVVRGCHNGTIIEG from the coding sequence ATGTATTCGGTCGTAGCGCTGGGGGGCTCGGTTGTAAACGTGGATAAACCTGAACGCATCAAGGAAACCGCCGAAATCTTGCGAAATGGGCTCAATTCCGGACTGAAGATATGCGTCGTCGTCGGTGGTGGGCCAACCGCTCGTCGGTACATAAACGTAGCGCGAAATCTCGGGACACCGGAAACTCTACTTGACGAGATGGGTATCGCCGTTACCCGGCTGAACGCGATGCTTCTAGGGGCAGCGTTGGGTCTGCACGATCTGCACGTGCCTGAGACCCCAGCAGAAGCCGCGAGAGTAGTCCAGCAAAACGGTGTGGCAGTCTGCGGTGGTACACATCCCGGTCATACAACCGACGCCGTAGCGGCCATGATCGCGGAGCTGCTCGAGAGTCCTCTCGTCATCGTCACTAACGTTGACGGAGTGTACGATAAAGACCCCAGCGAACCAGATGCACGCAAGCTTCGGGAGCTGAAGCCTGAGGAGCTGGAAGAACTGGCAGTTCGCGCTGAGCTTAAGGCTGGTGGAAGCTTCGTGGTGGATCCCCTCGCCGCCAAGATGATAAGAAGGGGTCAAATCGTCACGCACGTGGTCTCGTGGGAGGACTTCCGGTCCCGCGGGTTGGAGAACGTGGTTCGAGGTTGTCATAACGGGACGATAATCGAGGGGTGA
- a CDS encoding DUF2116 family Zn-ribbon domain-containing protein: MAEHVPPHSHCIVCGAAIPEGERFCSEKCRREYERRRKRAATIQWVIAGILIALGVVLMLRGV; the protein is encoded by the coding sequence TTGGCGGAGCACGTACCTCCACATTCCCACTGTATCGTTTGTGGTGCTGCAATCCCTGAAGGGGAGCGATTTTGCAGCGAGAAGTGCCGAAGGGAATACGAACGTAGGAGAAAGAGGGCGGCGACGATTCAGTGGGTGATTGCAGGAATTCTCATAGCTCTAGGTGTGGTCCTGATGCTTAGGGGTGTGTGA